A section of the Naumovozyma dairenensis CBS 421 chromosome 5, complete genome genome encodes:
- the MRS2 gene encoding Mrs2p (similar to Saccharomyces cerevisiae MRS2 (YOR334W); ancestral locus Anc_7.62) — protein MFLKAGLTLLRHPPTYSTQFRPLLRVTNSTFTYSKRFQSNTTLQVPLIYKQLLSLKPITPNDSYISCTVFNEKGDVVAVSQKFQKWAFLRDHKLYPRDLRKIDTTQVDIIPSILVKPNCFLINMLHIKALIEKDKIFIFDTSNPSAAVKLGVLMYDLESKLSSTSVSPTLKSMGGTQLYEHKALESILINVMSTLETEFHFHHDLCSHILNELENEVNREKLRDLLIKSKKLSLFYQKSLLVRQVLDELLESDEDLASMYLSVHRTEDDDFADLEMLLETYYTQCDEYVQQAASLIQDIKSTEEIVNIILDANRNSLMLLELKVTIYTLGFTVATLLPAFYGMNLKNFIEESYLGFGAVVFLSIVSAFMVTGSNFKALRSVTKLTMLDNNTSNVTKLPSVEVLQETKSQMTKEGTSQLWARSIQRLRQIWLGTNGMNSVSHRKWTKEDRDLVWKWLTDDPKD, from the coding sequence atgtttCTCAAAGCTGGTTTAACGCTACTACGGCATCCTCCAACTTATTCTACACAATTCAGACCGCTACTTCGAGTAACAAATTCAACTTTTACATATTCCAAACGATTCCAATCTAACACCACTTTACAAGTACCGTTAATTTACAAACAACTACTATCATTAAAGCCAATCACGCCGAATGATTCTTATATTTCCTGCACAGTGTTTAACGAAAAAGGTGATGTAGTCGCAGTATCGCaaaagtttcaaaaatggGCCTTTTTGAGAGATCATAAACTATATCCTCGAGATCTTCGAAAAATCGATACTACTCAAGTGGATATTATTCCAAGTATACTCGTCAAACCTAATTGTTTCCTTATTAATATGTTACACATTAAAGCCTTGATTGAAAAGGATAAGATTTTCATCTTCGATACCAGTAACCCATCAGCTGCTGTCAAATTAGGTGTATTGATGTATGATTTGGAATCTAAGTTGTCTTCCACGTCTGTATCACCGACTTTAAAATCTATGGGTGGGACGCAACTATATGAACATAAAGCTTTAGAAAGTATATTGATTAATGTTATGAGTACTTTAGAAACTGAATTCCACTTCCACCATGATTTATGTAGTCACATTttgaatgaattagaaaatgaagtGAACAGGGAAAAACTTCGAGATTTACTTATAAAATCTAAGAAATTATCACTTTTCTATCAAAAATCCTTGTTGGTGAGACAAGTTCTGGATGAACTTTTAGAAagtgatgaagatttaGCTTCCATGTATTTGTCTGTGCATAGGactgaagatgatgatttcgCTGATTTGGAAATGTTGTTAGAAACGTATTACACCCAATGTGATGAATATGTTCAACAAGCAGCATCTTTAATTCAAGATATCAAATCTACagaagaaattgttaatattatcttAGACGCGAATagaaattcattaatgtTATTAGAATTGAAAGTGACTATTTATACTTTAGGTTTCACTGTAGCAACTTTGTTGCCAGCTTTCTATGGGATGAACCTGAAAAACTTCATTGAAGAGTCTTATCTTGGGTTTGGAGCAGTGGtgtttctttcaattgtgTCTGCATTCATGGTTACTGGTTCCAATTTTAAAGCTTTAAGATCAGTAACGAAATTGACCATGCTTGATAACAACACAAGTAATGTCACCAAGCTACCATCCGTTGAAGTATTACAAGAGACAAAAAGTCAAATGACCAAGGAAGGAACCTCTCAGTTATGGGCAAGATCAATACAACGGTTAAGGCAGATTTGGTTAGGTACTAACGGTATGAATTCTGTAAGTCATCGTAAATGGACTAAAGAAGATAGAGATTTGGTATGGAAATGGTTAACAGACGATCCTAAGGATTGA